From Marinobacter alexandrii, one genomic window encodes:
- a CDS encoding NAD(P)-dependent oxidoreductase yields MTHKKRILIADDMHEMILPLLREAGYEPVYLPVIDRAGILEIIHQFEGLIIRSKTSVDREVLDLATNLKFVARAGAGVDKVDQTYLESKGIKMINAPEGNRDALAEHALGMLLSLLHRISSSFEEIKKGIWNREGNRGIELKGKIVGIYGVGNMGYAFASKLSALGCEIIGYDKFKGDFPGGFIKNVGLDELREKAEILSLHVPLNDDTRHLFTESYLRKFKNLKVIINTARGEILDTQGLIKMLEDRTIYGAGLDVLENEKLNSYSDEERAQLNQLSSLPNVLITPHVGGWTFESYQRISQVIAEKIKKEID; encoded by the coding sequence ATGACACACAAGAAACGCATACTCATCGCAGATGACATGCATGAAATGATTCTACCACTTCTTAGGGAAGCTGGGTATGAGCCTGTTTACCTTCCTGTAATTGATCGAGCAGGAATTTTGGAGATCATACATCAATTTGAAGGATTGATAATTAGAAGTAAAACTTCTGTGGATCGTGAGGTATTAGATTTGGCAACTAATCTAAAGTTTGTAGCAAGAGCAGGTGCAGGTGTGGATAAAGTTGATCAAACATATTTAGAATCAAAGGGTATCAAGATGATCAATGCACCCGAAGGAAATAGAGATGCTCTGGCAGAACATGCCTTGGGTATGTTGCTTTCATTACTCCATAGAATCTCATCTTCATTTGAAGAAATAAAAAAAGGAATCTGGAATAGGGAAGGGAATAGAGGAATAGAACTGAAAGGAAAGATCGTTGGAATATATGGAGTTGGGAATATGGGTTATGCATTTGCTTCTAAACTTAGTGCTTTAGGCTGTGAAATCATTGGCTATGACAAATTTAAAGGGGACTTTCCTGGAGGATTCATCAAAAATGTGGGACTGGATGAATTAAGAGAAAAGGCAGAGATTCTGAGTCTTCATGTTCCACTAAACGATGATACTCGCCACCTTTTTACTGAGTCATATCTCAGGAAATTCAAAAACCTCAAAGTGATCATCAATACTGCTCGTGGAGAAATTTTAGATACCCAAGGTCTGATTAAAATGTTGGAGGATCGAACGATCTATGGAGCAGGACTAGATGTTTTGGAGAATGAAAAGCTTAATAGCTATTCAGATGAAGAAAGAGCGCAGCTAAATCAACTCTCTTCCTTGCCAAATGTATTAATAACCCCACATGTGGGAGGCTGGACTTTCGAATCTTATCAACGAATCAGCCAGGTGATCGCAGAAAAAATTAAAAAAGAGATCGATTAA
- the mgtE gene encoding magnesium transporter encodes MEAVMTFELSVDFKDRFQQALDEQDTGFIKLTLEGVNPADISALLDEFDSEECKYVFDLLPPDVGARILEDLEEDVREQFLKEFSANDLASFVELMDSDDGTDILYEMGVADRNEVIRQISDEEKASNLMELLEYDEDVAGGLMAKELIKANLNWSISQCIDEIRLQAENVQKIYSVYVVDDGENLLGKVGIKNLILGKAGAKVADIYDDQIISVETSTSEEEVASIMQKYDLEAVPVVNARGRLVGRITIDDVIDVIRENAEEERQLMTGVSSDVEEDDSVWKISRARLPWLIIGMAGGLVGAQFLGLFKEEIIIVPALAFFIPLITASGGNVGIQSSSIVVQSLANPNVFADSMLKRLLKVFLVAIVNGAILSLMVFGAVILFMREQPLAATVAIALFSVVLLASFMGTITPLLLNRFGVNPALASGPFITTTNDLLGLAVYFSTAHLLYNL; translated from the coding sequence ATGGAAGCAGTAATGACTTTTGAGTTATCCGTAGACTTTAAAGATCGATTTCAACAAGCGCTGGACGAGCAAGATACTGGCTTCATTAAATTAACGCTGGAAGGAGTTAACCCCGCTGATATTTCGGCATTGCTTGATGAGTTTGATTCAGAGGAGTGCAAATATGTTTTCGATCTTTTGCCACCTGATGTTGGAGCACGAATACTTGAAGATCTTGAAGAAGATGTTCGTGAGCAATTCTTAAAGGAGTTTTCAGCTAATGACCTTGCCTCTTTTGTAGAGCTAATGGATTCGGACGATGGAACAGATATCCTTTATGAGATGGGGGTGGCTGATCGAAACGAGGTTATCCGACAAATATCAGATGAAGAGAAGGCGTCCAACCTCATGGAACTTCTTGAGTATGATGAGGATGTGGCCGGAGGGTTGATGGCAAAGGAGTTGATCAAAGCAAACTTGAATTGGAGTATCTCTCAATGTATAGATGAAATAAGATTACAAGCTGAAAATGTACAGAAAATCTATTCTGTGTATGTTGTGGATGATGGAGAAAATCTTCTTGGAAAGGTTGGGATAAAGAATTTAATCCTTGGGAAGGCGGGCGCTAAAGTTGCTGATATTTATGATGATCAAATCATCTCGGTAGAAACTTCTACAAGCGAGGAGGAAGTGGCGAGTATCATGCAAAAATATGATCTGGAGGCTGTGCCTGTAGTAAATGCTCGTGGACGATTGGTTGGAAGAATAACAATTGATGATGTCATCGATGTGATCCGGGAGAATGCTGAAGAAGAGCGCCAATTGATGACCGGAGTTAGTTCAGACGTAGAAGAAGATGATTCCGTATGGAAAATTTCAAGAGCAAGACTTCCGTGGTTGATCATTGGAATGGCTGGAGGACTAGTAGGAGCACAGTTTTTAGGCTTATTCAAAGAAGAAATTATTATTGTTCCAGCGCTCGCTTTTTTCATTCCTTTGATTACTGCTTCTGGTGGAAATGTAGGAATACAATCTTCCTCTATAGTGGTTCAAAGTTTGGCAAACCCGAATGTATTTGCAGATAGTATGTTGAAACGATTGTTAAAAGTCTTTCTTGTTGCAATCGTAAATGGAGCCATACTCTCATTGATGGTTTTTGGGGCAGTCATCCTCTTCATGAGAGAACAGCCTCTTGCAGCGACAGTAGCGATTGCACTTTTCTCAGTGGTCCTCTTAGCATCGTTTATGGGAACCATTACACCATTGCTACTCAATCGATTTGGTGTAAATCCTGCTTTGGCATCAGGTCCTTTTATAACCACTACGAACGATTTGCTTGGTTTGGCTGTCTATTTCTCGACGGCACACCTTTTGTACAATTTATGA
- the rsmA gene encoding 16S rRNA (adenine(1518)-N(6)/adenine(1519)-N(6))-dimethyltransferase RsmA, giving the protein MASVKPKKHLGQHFLKDENIALKIVEALKNESNLPVFEIGPGTGVLTKYLIDKDNLDFYALDVDTESIDYLKSNYPSQAERFLFQDYLKYNVSFERFNIIGNFPYNISSQLFFKIWDDRDHVDEVVCMIQKEVADRICANHGNKTYGILSVLLQAFFDLDYLFKVPPGVFNPPPKVQSAVIRLKRNSVKQLPCDEKLFKRVVKAGFGKRRKTLRNALKDLNLPESVTTLDVMNQRAEQLSVQEFISLTEKIS; this is encoded by the coding sequence TTGGCAAGCGTAAAACCCAAAAAACATTTAGGTCAGCATTTTTTGAAAGATGAAAATATCGCTTTGAAAATTGTTGAAGCATTGAAAAATGAATCAAATCTTCCCGTATTTGAAATTGGGCCTGGTACAGGTGTACTGACCAAATACCTCATTGACAAGGATAACTTGGACTTCTATGCGTTGGATGTGGATACAGAATCTATTGACTATTTAAAATCAAACTACCCGAGCCAAGCGGAACGTTTTCTTTTTCAGGATTACTTAAAATACAATGTGTCCTTTGAGCGATTCAATATAATTGGGAATTTTCCCTACAATATCTCGTCTCAGCTATTTTTTAAGATATGGGATGATAGGGATCATGTAGATGAGGTGGTCTGCATGATTCAAAAAGAAGTAGCAGATCGAATTTGTGCCAATCACGGAAATAAAACCTATGGAATCTTAAGCGTTCTTCTTCAAGCATTTTTTGATCTGGATTATTTATTTAAAGTACCTCCTGGAGTATTCAATCCTCCACCAAAAGTTCAGTCGGCAGTCATTAGGCTGAAAAGAAATAGTGTGAAACAATTACCGTGTGATGAAAAGTTATTTAAGCGAGTTGTGAAGGCTGGTTTCGGGAAGCGTAGAAAGACCTTGCGCAACGCTTTAAAAGATCTAAATTTGCCTGAGTCTGTAACTACGCTTGATGTGATGAATCAAAGAGCCGAGCAGCTATCAGTCCAAGAATTTATCTCGCTTACTGAGAAAATCTCCTAA
- the pdxA gene encoding 4-hydroxythreonine-4-phosphate dehydrogenase PdxA, with product MGESSHKKNKPVIGITMGDINGIGPEVIIKSLEDNRILRQFTPVIYGSSKVISYYRKNLDKENFNYQQISSIDKVAHRKVNVLNVWDEAAEINPGQANETGGKYATLSLQRAVSDLKDGKIDALTTAPLSKELVQSDEFKFPGHTEYLTQEAGEKESLMFLVHDELRVGVVTGHIPLKDVSSKVTKEKIVIKLQKMLKSLQKDFGIKKPRIAVLGMNPHAGENGLLGEEEEKVITPAIDEVKSGHHIVAGPFPSDGFFGMNMYKQYDGVLAMYHDQGLIPFKTLAFEEGINYTAGLPFVRTSPDHGTAFSIAGKNQADETSFRNALYLANDIIRQRNENQFESGDEK from the coding sequence ATGGGTGAATCATCACACAAAAAAAACAAACCTGTTATTGGAATTACCATGGGTGATATAAATGGTATTGGACCAGAAGTAATCATCAAGTCTTTAGAGGATAATCGAATACTCAGACAGTTTACTCCTGTCATTTATGGCTCTAGCAAAGTGATCTCTTATTACCGCAAGAACTTAGATAAGGAGAACTTCAACTACCAGCAGATTTCAAGCATAGATAAAGTTGCTCATAGAAAGGTGAATGTTTTGAATGTTTGGGATGAAGCCGCGGAAATCAACCCTGGTCAGGCAAACGAAACTGGGGGGAAATATGCTACTCTTTCACTTCAAAGAGCAGTATCTGATCTAAAAGATGGGAAAATCGATGCATTGACCACAGCGCCTCTTAGTAAAGAACTGGTTCAATCTGATGAATTCAAATTTCCCGGACATACTGAATACCTCACTCAAGAAGCCGGAGAAAAAGAAAGCCTTATGTTTTTGGTACATGATGAGCTTAGAGTTGGTGTAGTTACTGGCCACATTCCGCTCAAGGATGTAAGTAGCAAAGTGACCAAAGAGAAAATTGTGATTAAGCTTCAAAAGATGCTCAAATCACTTCAAAAAGATTTTGGCATAAAAAAGCCCCGAATTGCTGTACTCGGAATGAATCCTCATGCAGGAGAGAATGGCTTATTAGGCGAAGAGGAAGAGAAAGTGATTACTCCTGCAATCGATGAAGTTAAAAGTGGTCATCACATTGTGGCCGGCCCATTTCCTTCAGATGGTTTTTTTGGAATGAATATGTACAAGCAATATGATGGTGTCTTAGCTATGTACCATGATCAAGGCTTGATTCCATTCAAAACGTTAGCGTTTGAAGAAGGGATAAATTATACTGCCGGATTACCGTTTGTCCGTACCTCCCCAGATCACGGAACAGCCTTCTCAATAGCAGGAAAAAATCAAGCAGATGAGACTTCATTTCGGAATGCTCTATATCTAGCCAATGACATTATTCGCCAACGAAATGAGAATCAGTTTGAAAGTGGTGATGAAAAGTAA
- a CDS encoding DUF177 domain-containing protein — translation MKELKAFKIEIFGLSNSTHDFSFTFNDDLFAHFENSLVSKGKGACDVILTKTDAMITLNLTIKGSIELECDRSLELFDFPISVNKEIVYKYGDEEKELSEDVFVILKGEQEINIASFLYESISLEVPMKKLHPKFQDEPDSDGMIYISETDKESQEESTDPRWEALKKLK, via the coding sequence ATGAAGGAATTAAAAGCGTTTAAAATTGAGATTTTTGGATTGAGTAATAGTACTCATGACTTCAGTTTCACGTTTAATGACGATTTATTCGCTCATTTTGAAAATAGCTTGGTAAGCAAGGGCAAAGGCGCTTGTGATGTGATTTTGACAAAAACAGACGCAATGATCACGCTTAATCTTACAATTAAGGGATCAATTGAGTTAGAATGTGATAGAAGCCTGGAGCTTTTTGATTTTCCTATTTCGGTAAATAAAGAAATTGTTTATAAATACGGAGATGAGGAAAAGGAATTAAGTGAAGATGTATTTGTGATATTGAAAGGTGAACAGGAAATTAATATCGCTTCGTTTTTGTACGAATCAATAAGTCTTGAAGTACCGATGAAAAAACTTCATCCCAAATTTCAAGATGAGCCTGATAGTGATGGAATGATATATATTTCAGAAACTGACAAGGAATCACAAGAAGAAAGCACCGATCCCAGATGGGAAGCCCTAAAAAAATTGAAATAA
- the rpmF gene encoding 50S ribosomal protein L32, giving the protein MAHPKRKISKTRRDKRRTHYKATPKNFVICPTTGEAHLPHRAFWHEGKLYYKGKVVIEKEVLA; this is encoded by the coding sequence ATGGCGCATCCAAAACGAAAGATTTCGAAAACCAGAAGAGACAAGAGAAGAACGCATTACAAAGCGACTCCAAAGAACTTTGTAATCTGTCCTACTACAGGTGAAGCTCACCTCCCACACAGAGCCTTCTGGCATGAAGGTAAACTTTACTATAAAGGTAAAGTAGTGATTGAAAAAGAAGTTTTAGCTTAA